One Paraburkholderia flagellata genomic window carries:
- a CDS encoding metallophosphoesterase family protein, with translation MKIAALSDIHGNLAALEAVLDDIERQGADVIVNLGDILSGPLYPSQTADRLMQLRLPTIRGNHERQLLGADRTRMGLSDRFAREALSEEHLAWVSALPATLWLESDVLLVHGTPQDDLSYFLETVTADGCRTATHGEVRRRAAEVEATLILCGHTHLARSMQLADGRFIVNPGSVGLPAYEDTHPFAHRMETGTPHARYASVTRSPRGWEVEFRAVEYDWHAAAELAAANGRPDWEAALRTGFCS, from the coding sequence ATGAAAATCGCGGCACTTTCCGACATTCACGGCAATTTGGCCGCTCTCGAAGCGGTGCTCGACGATATCGAACGGCAAGGAGCGGATGTCATCGTCAATCTTGGCGACATCCTTTCCGGCCCGCTTTATCCGTCGCAAACGGCGGACCGGTTGATGCAGCTCCGCTTGCCCACGATTCGCGGCAACCACGAAAGACAGCTTCTTGGGGCGGATCGCACTCGCATGGGACTATCGGACCGCTTCGCGCGTGAGGCGCTGAGTGAAGAACACCTGGCGTGGGTCAGCGCATTGCCTGCCACGCTATGGCTCGAAAGCGATGTGCTGCTCGTGCACGGCACGCCGCAGGACGATCTCTCCTATTTCCTCGAAACCGTCACCGCGGATGGGTGCCGCACCGCTACGCATGGCGAGGTCAGACGCCGCGCAGCCGAGGTCGAGGCAACGTTGATTCTGTGTGGCCATACGCATCTCGCGCGTTCGATGCAACTCGCAGACGGCCGCTTCATCGTGAACCCCGGCAGTGTCGGTCTGCCCGCGTACGAGGACACGCACCCCTTTGCGCATCGCATGGAAACGGGTACGCCACATGCCCGCTATGCGAGCGTCACGCGAAGCCCGCGCGGCTGGGAGGTGGAGTTTCGCGCCGTGGAATACGACTGGCACGCAGCCGCCGAACTCGCTGCCGCCAATGGCCGGCCCGACTGGGAAGCGGCGCTGCGCACCGGCTTTTGCTCATAG
- a CDS encoding sigma-54-dependent Fis family transcriptional regulator, which translates to MRDDVHMAAGQAVLVSNGWPAPAIQKAHERSETFGLRATARPDYDVLSGAGLELKREQNRVLCMHATPVMETLHEQIVNTQSMIVLTNAEGLILHSIGDDDFLQRAEKVALRPGANWAEDRQGTNAIGTALAEGCAMVVHGDQHYLAANRFLTCSSVPIFDPYGDVIGVLDVTGDHRSYHQHTMALARMSVQMIENHLFATTFQETLQVSFHGRPEFLGTLMEGIAAFTSDGRFLSANRSAQFQLGLSLAALRAHTLSSLFQTTSAQLIDRMRAGLESHVMLNLVNGAVVCARVQFRRATLAEGTRPVVVHDACAPPSACAMAQPPSMGLSRLSYLDTGDPQVALVIAKVRKVIGKDIPVLVTGETGTGKELLAQAIHNDSPRRDQPFVAVNCASIPETLIESELFGYEEGAFTGARRKGAVGKLLQANGGTLFLDEIGDMPYPLQVRLLRVLQERMVNPLGSTKTIPVDIAIICATHRDLREMIAQNRFREDLYYRLNGLVVRLPPLRDRTDLAVVIQKLLHRESHGRANREPLSVAPDVMALFERCAWPGNFRQLGNLLRTAAAMVDEDGQIRREHLPDDFFDDLRCRGEPHALPTTPAPADLLVREDARLEDVTASTIAATLARHGGNVSAAARALGVSRNTIYRKMPAADPCRGSGDA; encoded by the coding sequence ATGCGCGACGACGTACATATGGCCGCGGGGCAAGCGGTCCTGGTGTCCAATGGCTGGCCCGCGCCAGCCATTCAGAAAGCGCACGAACGATCGGAGACATTCGGTCTGCGCGCGACGGCGAGACCCGATTACGATGTGCTTTCGGGCGCGGGACTCGAGCTAAAGCGCGAGCAGAACCGCGTGCTGTGCATGCACGCCACGCCAGTGATGGAGACGCTGCACGAGCAGATCGTCAACACGCAAAGCATGATCGTGCTGACCAACGCCGAAGGGCTGATCCTGCATTCGATCGGCGACGACGACTTCCTCCAGCGCGCCGAAAAGGTCGCGCTGCGGCCCGGCGCGAACTGGGCGGAAGACCGCCAGGGCACCAACGCGATTGGCACTGCGCTCGCCGAGGGCTGTGCGATGGTCGTGCACGGCGATCAGCATTACCTCGCGGCGAACCGCTTTCTCACCTGCTCGAGCGTACCGATCTTCGATCCGTACGGCGACGTGATCGGCGTGCTGGACGTGACGGGCGACCACCGCAGCTATCACCAGCACACCATGGCGCTCGCGCGCATGTCCGTGCAGATGATCGAGAATCATTTGTTTGCGACGACGTTTCAGGAAACGCTGCAGGTCTCGTTTCATGGCCGCCCCGAATTTCTCGGCACGCTCATGGAGGGCATCGCCGCGTTCACGAGCGACGGGCGCTTCCTTTCGGCGAACCGTAGCGCGCAGTTCCAGCTCGGTCTTTCGCTCGCCGCGCTGCGTGCCCATACGCTGTCGTCGCTGTTCCAGACCACGAGCGCGCAACTCATAGACCGGATGCGCGCGGGCCTGGAGTCGCACGTCATGCTCAATCTGGTCAACGGTGCGGTGGTTTGCGCGCGAGTGCAGTTCAGGCGCGCAACGCTGGCCGAAGGCACCCGGCCCGTCGTGGTGCATGACGCTTGCGCGCCGCCGTCCGCCTGTGCGATGGCGCAGCCGCCATCCATGGGGCTCTCGCGCCTGAGTTACCTCGATACGGGCGATCCGCAAGTGGCGCTCGTGATCGCGAAGGTGCGCAAGGTGATCGGCAAGGACATTCCGGTTCTCGTCACCGGGGAAACCGGCACGGGCAAGGAACTGCTCGCGCAGGCCATTCACAATGATTCGCCGCGACGCGATCAGCCGTTCGTGGCTGTGAATTGCGCGTCGATTCCGGAAACGCTGATTGAATCGGAGTTGTTCGGCTACGAGGAGGGTGCGTTTACCGGCGCGCGGCGCAAGGGTGCGGTGGGCAAGCTGTTGCAGGCGAACGGCGGCACGCTGTTTCTCGACGAGATCGGCGACATGCCGTATCCGCTGCAAGTGCGTCTCTTGCGCGTGCTGCAGGAGCGCATGGTCAATCCGCTCGGTTCGACGAAGACGATTCCCGTCGATATCGCGATTATCTGCGCGACGCACCGCGATTTGCGCGAGATGATCGCCCAGAACCGCTTCCGTGAAGACCTTTATTACCGGCTCAATGGCCTCGTGGTCCGCTTGCCGCCGTTGCGCGACCGCACTGATCTCGCGGTCGTGATCCAGAAGCTCTTGCACCGCGAATCGCACGGGCGTGCGAACCGGGAGCCGCTCAGCGTCGCGCCGGACGTGATGGCGCTGTTCGAACGCTGCGCGTGGCCCGGCAACTTCCGGCAACTCGGCAACCTGCTGCGCACGGCCGCGGCCATGGTCGACGAGGACGGCCAGATCCGGCGCGAGCACCTGCCCGACGACTTCTTCGACGATCTGCGCTGCCGGGGCGAACCGCATGCTTTACCCACGACGCCTGCGCCTGCGGACCTTTTGGTGCGGGAGGACGCCCGTCTCGAAGACGTGACCGCGTCGACGATTGCGGCCACGCTCGCGCGCCATGGCGGCAACGTGTCGGCAGCGGCGCGGGCCCTGGGCGTGTCGCGCAACACCATCTATCGCAAGATGCCCGCTGCCGATCCGTGCCGCGGCTCGGGCGACGCTTGA
- a CDS encoding high-potential iron-sulfur protein has protein sequence MNTRNRRTFILHAAGLCAALVTAGRALATPGLVDESDTTAKSLGYRAKASSVDAGKFPKYAAGQRCASCRFYAGAAGDAAGACPMFPGKAVAADGWCNVYAPRA, from the coding sequence ATGAACACCCGCAATCGCAGAACCTTCATCCTTCACGCGGCCGGTCTTTGCGCAGCGCTTGTCACGGCCGGGCGCGCACTCGCCACACCTGGCCTCGTCGACGAGAGCGACACCACCGCGAAGTCGCTAGGCTACCGCGCCAAGGCCAGCAGCGTAGACGCAGGCAAGTTTCCGAAGTACGCAGCGGGTCAGCGCTGCGCGAGTTGCCGCTTCTATGCGGGCGCGGCGGGCGACGCCGCAGGCGCATGCCCGATGTTCCCCGGCAAGGCGGTTGCCGCCGATGGCTGGTGCAACGTCTACGCCCCGCGCGCCTGA
- a CDS encoding c-type cytochrome yields MNIRITYLAVAAALAAGGAHTSVHAATNAVRVCTLPGSPTAVLDQTVARAVLKTAGVAATFVTRGIDDDGGDDGISARELASALGRDCDLVAGFPRSSVADASGSQMIFSQSYLRSGYVSVTLRHARAAAPAADGKETVAATWSSPSQLIAVQQKNARFDLENTSELTVDAVAKGRAQRAIVWYPAVVAYQRAHPQHQFAVAATSSPYADWHLVFASGSDMRALQTRIDDALARMNDDGRLAALTRGWTLPDGAASEARSNASHLDGMKTSYQRATMHTAAAIIKVSATTGGNAPAFDHDQVEHGQHLYSESCAKCHGAQLEGITAPALSGPAFAPAANSHLTIGGIYQYMSTNMPADRPGKMTDQEYADLMAFLLYTNGYDTGNAKLTSEAAQTSTTPLNAGPRH; encoded by the coding sequence ATGAATATCCGGATCACCTATCTCGCCGTGGCCGCCGCGCTCGCGGCAGGCGGCGCGCACACCAGCGTACATGCCGCGACGAATGCCGTGCGCGTTTGCACGCTGCCAGGGAGCCCCACGGCTGTGCTCGACCAGACCGTCGCGCGCGCCGTGCTGAAAACCGCTGGCGTGGCCGCCACGTTCGTCACGCGCGGCATCGACGACGATGGCGGCGACGACGGCATCTCGGCGCGCGAACTCGCCAGCGCGCTGGGCCGCGACTGCGACCTCGTCGCCGGTTTCCCGCGCTCGAGCGTCGCCGACGCATCGGGCTCGCAGATGATCTTTTCGCAGAGCTATCTACGCTCCGGCTATGTGAGCGTCACGTTACGCCACGCACGCGCCGCCGCACCCGCTGCCGACGGCAAGGAAACGGTCGCGGCAACCTGGTCCAGCCCTTCGCAACTCATCGCCGTGCAGCAGAAGAACGCGCGATTCGACCTGGAAAACACCTCCGAGCTGACCGTCGACGCAGTCGCAAAAGGGCGAGCGCAGCGCGCAATCGTCTGGTATCCGGCCGTCGTGGCCTACCAGCGCGCGCATCCACAGCATCAATTCGCGGTTGCGGCGACGTCGTCGCCGTATGCCGACTGGCATCTCGTGTTCGCTTCAGGATCTGACATGCGTGCGCTGCAAACGCGCATCGACGACGCCCTTGCGCGCATGAATGACGACGGCCGCCTCGCCGCACTCACGCGCGGCTGGACGCTGCCGGATGGCGCTGCGAGCGAGGCGCGTTCGAATGCGTCGCATCTCGATGGCATGAAGACCTCATATCAACGTGCCACGATGCATACGGCAGCCGCGATCATCAAGGTCTCCGCAACGACCGGCGGCAACGCGCCCGCATTCGACCACGATCAGGTCGAACACGGCCAGCATCTTTATTCGGAATCCTGTGCGAAATGCCACGGCGCGCAACTCGAAGGCATCACCGCGCCCGCGCTGAGCGGACCGGCCTTCGCGCCCGCGGCGAATTCGCATCTGACGATCGGCGGCATCTACCAGTATATGTCGACCAATATGCCAGCCGATCGCCCCGGCAAGATGACCGATCAGGAGTACGCAGATTTGATGGCCTTCCTGCTCTACACGAACGGCTATGACACAGGCAACGCGAAGCTCACTTCCGAAGCCGCTCAAACGTCGACCACGCCGCTCAACGCCGGCCCGCGACACTAA
- a CDS encoding SDR family oxidoreductase → MSESAAIFMVRTQAGRESRELGDSGRFVVRCPRPITVNNIQPGPTITDMTAGHVEAIKPLIPLKRAADPDEIAGLVAWLARKESGYTTGRSLTIDGGMAL, encoded by the coding sequence ATGTCGGAAAGTGCCGCGATTTTCATGGTGCGAACCCAGGCTGGCCGCGAAAGTCGTGAATTGGGCGATTCTGGACGATTCGTCGTCCGGTGTCCACGGCCGATCACGGTGAACAACATTCAGCCGGGTCCGACGATCACGGACATGACCGCCGGCCACGTCGAGGCGATCAAGCCGCTCATTCCGCTCAAGCGCGCGGCGGACCCGGATGAGATCGCCGGGCTCGTTGCGTGGCTCGCGCGCAAGGAGTCCGGCTATACGACGGGGCGGAGCCTCACCATCGACGGCGGCATGGCGCTGTGA
- the pqqA gene encoding pyrroloquinoline quinone precursor peptide PqqA translates to MQWTTPAYTDLRFGFEITMYIANR, encoded by the coding sequence ATGCAGTGGACCACCCCCGCTTATACCGACCTGCGTTTCGGCTTCGAAATCACGATGTATATCGCCAACCGCTGA
- a CDS encoding TonB-dependent receptor produces the protein MIPEKEANARRTYAVLGAGLTLGALCAGASSPAVAAAEEQSEPASPLILPGVVVVGTTPLLGIGTPLAKVPANVQTVSAQDIATQHRETLTDFFAANLPGVSVTDAQGNPFQMNLNYRGFTASPVLGTPQGLSVFVDGVRVNEPFGDVVNWDLIPTGAIDKIQLIPGSNPVYGLNTLGGAIAITTKNGRTSPGGDIDLSGGSWGRKSAQFEQGGTLGQHVDYYANANVTNDNGWADHNASRVRQAFGKLRYIDDDTTLSISGGGADNQLYGSQTIPRSFLDDPKQAYTFPDLNRNSVGYLTLSGDHFFNDNVELSGNAYYRHLRNENLSSNNNTDFGSIDADGNVDTLEGTNVDSVVTTDSFGASLQLTLLGKLGGIGSQLVAGVAADFANSHYVSSSQDASFTPDRATVGIGDFVQQTDAKTRNANYGVYLNETLTFTPQWTLTLSGRYDWASARIADESGAQPLLDGYHTFSRFNPAVGLNWNPLPAVTVYAAYNEGMRAPTAIELACADPAAPCSLPNDFVADPALQPVVSKTFEAGARGHIGASTTWSAAAFSTTLSNDIEFVSAAGSTQGYFQNVGKTRRQGVELAGHTVFGPVGIGLNYSYVDATYRSTWTEQSPANSSADANGVVTVRPGDHVPGIPAHAVKLRLDYAATAKWSIGTNITWRSGVYAQGDENNQDTNGKIAGYVLVDLDTRYHVTKRLEIFANVTNLFDKRYASFGVLGRNFFNGPGHTFDGANPVNEQFVGPGAPRGFWVGLHYAWD, from the coding sequence TTGATTCCAGAGAAGGAGGCGAACGCCCGGCGCACATACGCCGTGCTTGGCGCAGGCCTCACACTCGGCGCGCTTTGCGCGGGTGCATCCTCGCCGGCTGTGGCTGCGGCTGAGGAACAGAGCGAACCCGCGAGCCCGCTCATTCTGCCAGGCGTTGTCGTGGTCGGCACGACGCCGCTGCTCGGTATCGGCACGCCGCTCGCGAAGGTGCCGGCCAACGTGCAGACCGTGAGCGCGCAGGATATCGCGACACAGCACCGCGAAACGCTGACTGACTTCTTCGCCGCGAACCTGCCAGGTGTGAGCGTGACCGACGCCCAGGGCAATCCTTTCCAGATGAATCTGAACTATCGCGGCTTCACGGCTTCGCCAGTGCTTGGCACCCCTCAGGGATTGTCGGTGTTCGTCGACGGCGTGCGCGTGAACGAGCCGTTTGGCGACGTCGTGAACTGGGACCTGATACCGACCGGGGCAATCGACAAGATCCAGCTCATTCCAGGCTCGAATCCCGTGTACGGGCTCAATACACTGGGCGGCGCAATCGCGATCACGACGAAGAACGGACGCACGAGTCCCGGCGGTGACATCGATCTCTCGGGGGGCTCATGGGGGCGCAAGAGCGCGCAGTTCGAGCAGGGCGGCACGCTTGGACAGCACGTCGACTACTACGCAAACGCGAACGTCACGAACGACAACGGCTGGGCCGATCACAACGCGAGCCGCGTGCGCCAGGCATTCGGCAAACTGCGCTATATCGACGACGACACGACGCTTTCGATCTCGGGCGGCGGCGCGGACAACCAACTTTACGGCAGCCAGACTATTCCGCGCTCGTTTCTCGACGACCCGAAACAGGCGTATACGTTTCCAGACCTGAATCGCAACAGCGTAGGCTACCTCACGCTCTCGGGCGACCATTTCTTCAACGACAACGTGGAGCTGAGCGGCAACGCCTACTATCGCCATCTGCGCAACGAGAACCTGAGCAGCAACAACAACACTGACTTTGGCTCGATCGATGCAGACGGCAACGTCGACACGCTGGAGGGCACCAACGTCGATTCCGTCGTCACCACGGACAGCTTTGGCGCGAGCCTGCAACTCACGCTGCTCGGCAAGCTGGGCGGCATTGGGAGCCAGCTCGTTGCGGGCGTGGCGGCGGACTTCGCGAACTCGCACTACGTTTCGTCTTCGCAGGACGCCTCGTTCACCCCCGACCGCGCGACGGTCGGCATCGGCGATTTCGTTCAGCAGACCGATGCAAAAACGCGCAACGCGAACTATGGCGTCTATCTGAACGAAACGCTTACGTTCACGCCGCAATGGACGCTCACGCTTTCGGGACGCTATGACTGGGCGAGCGCCCGCATTGCCGACGAGAGCGGCGCGCAGCCGCTGCTCGACGGCTATCACACGTTCTCGCGCTTCAATCCCGCCGTGGGGCTGAACTGGAATCCGCTGCCAGCCGTCACCGTCTACGCGGCCTACAACGAAGGCATGCGCGCGCCCACTGCAATCGAGCTGGCGTGCGCGGACCCAGCAGCGCCATGCTCACTGCCGAACGACTTCGTGGCCGATCCGGCGTTGCAGCCCGTGGTCTCGAAGACCTTCGAGGCAGGCGCGCGCGGCCATATTGGCGCGTCGACAACGTGGAGCGCCGCCGCATTCAGCACCACGCTCTCCAACGACATCGAGTTCGTGAGCGCGGCGGGCAGCACGCAGGGCTATTTTCAGAACGTCGGCAAGACGCGCCGTCAGGGTGTCGAACTCGCGGGGCACACGGTGTTCGGCCCCGTTGGCATTGGTCTGAACTACAGCTATGTGGACGCGACCTACCGCTCGACGTGGACCGAGCAAAGCCCGGCGAATTCCTCAGCGGATGCGAACGGCGTCGTGACTGTGCGGCCGGGTGACCACGTGCCCGGCATTCCGGCGCATGCCGTCAAGCTGCGGCTCGACTACGCGGCCACGGCGAAGTGGAGCATCGGCACGAACATCACATGGCGCAGCGGCGTGTATGCGCAAGGCGATGAAAATAATCAGGACACCAACGGAAAGATCGCGGGCTATGTGCTCGTGGATCTCGACACGCGCTATCACGTCACGAAGCGGCTGGAGATCTTCGCGAACGTGACGAACCTGTTCGACAAACGCTATGCGAGCTTCGGCGTGCTGGGCCGGAACTTCTTCAACGGCCCCGGCCACACGTTCGACGGCGCGAATCCCGTCAACGAGCAATTCGTCGGACCAGGCGCGCCGCGCGGTTTTTGGGTGGGCCTCCATTACGCGTGGGATTGA
- a CDS encoding methanol/ethanol family PQQ-dependent dehydrogenase — MKRRSAAASRLATCAMAIAAAMSLNAGPVDAASDYPPVTYDRLTRAQSDPGWLTYYRSYNGQSHSPLKQIDASNVGELKQAWSYQFPAELKQGFEATPIVNGDYLFVSTPKDNVYAFDAKTGTQLWKYEPKLGAESFKTACCDVVNRGVALYGKNVYIAMLSGEIAALDAKTGNVVWKKQMFEPGLGYAFSLAPLALDGSIVVGTSGGEYGIRGYIAALSPDDGAIVWKRYTIPGSGEKGSETWPDGMQAHGGGAAWLTGTYDAASRTLYWGVGNPGPWLAALRPGDNLYSDSLLALDPKNGKLKWHYQYTSNDTWDYDGVNTPILATIQYKGKDYDAIIHADRNGFFHAIDRQTGKLIYAEPFVKATSVTGYTDDGKPVQDPSKYPKAGTTIDTCPSFLGGKNWWSVSYDPERHIAVVPALHACMSLSGKSVSYMEGLPYLGEGFEIKPEPGSEGYGELQAIDVNTGKKLWGHWSKMPWNGGVATTASGLAFSGSLDGHLYAFDVATGKVLWESPQLASGIVAQPSVFEVDGKEYVAVLAGYGGANPIWGGPMADVAKDVPRGGTLYVFALDRG; from the coding sequence ATGAAGAGACGCTCGGCTGCGGCAAGCCGGCTTGCGACCTGCGCAATGGCCATCGCGGCAGCGATGTCCCTGAACGCCGGCCCCGTGGATGCCGCCTCGGACTATCCGCCCGTGACCTACGACCGCCTGACCCGCGCGCAAAGCGACCCAGGCTGGCTCACGTACTACCGGAGCTACAACGGCCAGTCGCATTCGCCGCTCAAGCAGATCGACGCGTCGAATGTCGGCGAGTTGAAACAGGCGTGGAGCTACCAGTTTCCCGCCGAGCTGAAACAGGGCTTCGAGGCGACGCCTATCGTCAACGGCGACTATCTCTTCGTCAGCACGCCGAAAGATAATGTCTACGCCTTCGATGCGAAGACGGGCACGCAACTCTGGAAATACGAACCGAAGCTCGGCGCTGAGTCGTTCAAGACCGCGTGCTGCGACGTGGTGAACCGTGGTGTCGCGCTCTACGGCAAGAACGTCTATATCGCCATGCTGAGCGGTGAAATCGCAGCGCTGGACGCGAAGACCGGCAACGTGGTCTGGAAGAAGCAGATGTTCGAACCGGGCCTGGGCTACGCGTTCTCGCTCGCGCCACTTGCGCTCGACGGCTCGATCGTCGTGGGCACCTCGGGCGGCGAGTACGGCATACGCGGCTACATCGCCGCGCTGAGCCCCGACGACGGCGCGATCGTGTGGAAGCGCTACACCATTCCTGGCTCCGGCGAAAAAGGCTCGGAAACCTGGCCCGACGGCATGCAGGCGCACGGCGGCGGCGCCGCATGGCTCACCGGCACCTATGATGCCGCGAGCCGCACGCTCTACTGGGGCGTCGGCAACCCCGGCCCCTGGCTCGCCGCACTGCGTCCCGGCGATAATCTGTACTCCGATTCGCTTCTCGCGCTCGACCCGAAGAACGGCAAGCTCAAGTGGCATTACCAGTACACGAGCAATGACACGTGGGACTATGACGGCGTCAATACGCCGATCCTCGCAACTATCCAGTACAAGGGCAAGGATTACGACGCCATCATCCACGCCGACCGCAACGGCTTCTTCCACGCTATCGACCGGCAAACGGGCAAGCTGATCTATGCGGAGCCGTTCGTAAAAGCGACCTCCGTGACCGGCTACACGGACGACGGCAAGCCGGTTCAGGACCCGTCGAAATATCCGAAAGCCGGCACGACCATCGACACGTGCCCGAGTTTCCTTGGCGGCAAGAACTGGTGGTCGGTGTCCTACGATCCGGAGCGGCACATTGCCGTGGTGCCCGCGCTGCACGCGTGCATGAGTCTCTCGGGCAAGTCGGTGAGCTATATGGAAGGTCTGCCCTATCTTGGCGAAGGCTTCGAAATCAAGCCTGAACCGGGCAGCGAAGGCTATGGCGAACTGCAGGCCATCGACGTGAACACCGGCAAGAAGCTCTGGGGCCACTGGAGCAAGATGCCCTGGAACGGCGGCGTGGCGACCACGGCAAGCGGACTCGCGTTCAGCGGCTCGCTCGACGGCCATCTCTATGCGTTCGACGTCGCCACAGGCAAGGTGCTCTGGGAAAGCCCGCAACTCGCAAGCGGCATCGTCGCGCAGCCTTCCGTGTTCGAAGTTGACGGCAAGGAGTACGTGGCCGTGCTTGCCGGCTACGGCGGCGCGAATCCGATCTGGGGCGGCCCGATGGCCGATGTGGCGAAGGATGTCCCGCGCGGCGGCACGCTCTACGTGTTCGCACTGGACCGGGGCTGA
- a CDS encoding zinc-dependent alcohol dehydrogenase family protein, with the protein MSRTVKFAEAGGPEVLKFVDESVRTPGPGEVRINVKAIGLNRAESMWRTDQYIEAVRFPAGLGYEAAGIVDAVGEGATGFAPGDKVNVIPSFSMNQYYTYGESIVVPEYAVVRHPESLSFAEAASVWMMFVTAYGALIEDAKVGAGDYVVVPAASSSVGLAAIQIANYAGATSIALTRRAGKKQQLLDAGAAHVVVTDETDLVEEIMRITGGKGARVAFDPVGGPNFAKLISALSFQGIAFLYGALDERATTLPVLEMIAKVVSVKAHNIWLTSGDAERRKAAVEYVLKGLESGALKPIIDRTYAFDDIVDAHRYLETNGQFGKIVVTV; encoded by the coding sequence ATGTCACGGACTGTCAAGTTTGCAGAAGCGGGTGGCCCGGAAGTGCTGAAATTCGTGGACGAATCAGTACGTACCCCCGGCCCCGGCGAAGTTCGCATCAACGTGAAAGCCATTGGTCTGAATCGCGCGGAATCGATGTGGCGCACCGACCAGTACATCGAGGCGGTCCGCTTTCCAGCGGGCCTCGGGTACGAAGCGGCAGGCATTGTCGACGCCGTGGGCGAGGGCGCAACGGGCTTCGCTCCGGGAGACAAAGTCAACGTGATCCCGTCGTTCTCGATGAATCAGTACTACACCTACGGGGAAAGCATCGTCGTGCCGGAGTATGCGGTCGTCAGGCATCCTGAATCACTTTCGTTCGCTGAGGCCGCGTCGGTCTGGATGATGTTCGTCACCGCCTACGGCGCGCTGATCGAAGATGCGAAGGTGGGCGCGGGCGACTATGTCGTCGTGCCTGCGGCGTCGAGCAGTGTCGGACTCGCGGCGATCCAGATTGCGAACTACGCGGGTGCGACTTCGATCGCGCTCACGCGCCGCGCCGGCAAGAAACAGCAGTTGCTCGATGCGGGCGCGGCGCACGTGGTCGTGACCGACGAGACGGACCTCGTTGAAGAGATCATGCGCATCACCGGCGGAAAAGGGGCTCGCGTCGCTTTCGATCCGGTCGGCGGCCCGAACTTCGCGAAACTGATCTCGGCGCTGTCTTTCCAGGGGATCGCGTTTCTCTACGGCGCGCTCGATGAACGCGCCACGACACTACCCGTGCTGGAGATGATCGCGAAGGTCGTCAGCGTGAAGGCCCACAACATCTGGCTCACCAGCGGCGACGCTGAACGCCGGAAGGCCGCGGTGGAATACGTGCTCAAGGGACTCGAAAGCGGCGCGCTCAAGCCCATTATCGACCGTACCTATGCGTTCGATGACATTGTGGATGCGCACCGCTACCTCGAAACCAACGGGCAGTTCGGCAAGATCGTGGTTACGGTGTAG